Proteins encoded by one window of Nocardia goodfellowii:
- a CDS encoding poly(ethylene terephthalate) hydrolase family protein yields MNFRARLRTATAVALTAVAVCAAGTAAAEDISPGTTAQSLFNTTGPHPVATAVRTNPCQESVFGMVQHVVVHLFGNRDDMTCTQAFPNGLESPVGVNTYYPADIADLTSAPLLVFTGGINSNPGMYDALARQWVSHGFVVTIPYDFVNSLAHVPALGVAAALVAHRDPNSPLHNKIDLSRTVFGGHSAGGQAALQAGTLFPRVAASIDPALRVAGVLAIEPGPLAVGALIEVPTLFLTGYNDWVVPDFAWVRWWQYNLFSAAPAWIANARGVSHFSPVDSLDAYPSAGTAVAYLRYLAFGDETARQFFVGPNWALPQDKTYFSVERNARADGVR; encoded by the coding sequence ATGAACTTTCGCGCACGTCTGCGCACGGCGACGGCGGTCGCACTGACCGCGGTCGCGGTCTGCGCCGCCGGAACCGCCGCGGCCGAGGACATCTCCCCCGGCACCACCGCCCAGAGCCTGTTCAACACCACCGGACCCCATCCCGTCGCGACCGCCGTCCGAACCAACCCCTGCCAGGAATCGGTCTTCGGGATGGTGCAGCACGTCGTGGTGCATCTGTTCGGGAATCGGGACGACATGACCTGCACGCAGGCGTTCCCCAACGGCCTGGAGTCACCGGTCGGGGTCAACACCTACTACCCGGCCGACATCGCCGACCTGACCAGCGCCCCGCTGCTGGTGTTCACCGGCGGGATCAATTCCAATCCGGGCATGTACGACGCGCTGGCCCGGCAGTGGGTCAGTCACGGCTTCGTGGTGACGATCCCGTACGACTTCGTCAACTCGCTGGCCCATGTACCCGCGCTGGGCGTGGCGGCGGCCCTCGTCGCCCACCGGGATCCGAACTCCCCGCTGCACAACAAGATCGACCTGAGCCGCACCGTCTTCGGCGGGCATTCCGCGGGCGGCCAGGCCGCGCTGCAGGCCGGGACGTTGTTCCCCCGCGTCGCCGCGTCCATCGATCCCGCGCTGCGGGTGGCGGGCGTACTGGCCATCGAACCCGGACCGCTGGCGGTCGGCGCGCTGATCGAAGTGCCCACGCTGTTCCTCACCGGCTACAACGACTGGGTGGTGCCGGACTTCGCGTGGGTGCGCTGGTGGCAGTACAACCTGTTCTCCGCCGCCCCGGCGTGGATCGCCAATGCCCGTGGGGTCAGCCACTTCTCGCCGGTGGACAGCCTCGACGCCTACCCGTCGGCGGGCACCGCGGTCGCCTATTTGCGCTACCTCGCCTTCGGCGACGAGACCGCCCGGCAGTTCTTTGTCGGGCCGAATTGGGCACTGCCCCAAGACAAGACGTACTTCAGCGTCGAGCGCAACGCGCGGGCCGACGGCGTGCGCTAA
- a CDS encoding Rv1355c family protein, translating to MNGDVGPGVDYRPLILDESAPGDAPMLAQLRKSARIRILDLRDPLRRELGKITNPIEAEPTDRWVYYPWRRTMVGLLDETSFRALRLDRNRNKLTRAEQRRLSEQRIGVVGQSVGHACAYTIALEGGCGMLRLADFDEIELSNLNRVPGNIFDIGVNKSIVTARRIAELDPYLPVEVRTSGITEDSVEEFLTGLSIVIEECDSLDIKFAVREGARRHRIPLLMETSDRGLFDVERYDLEPGRLPFHGLLGATTGADLRGLSTKDKAPHVMRILDPGQLSARMAASLVEIDETVTTWPQLGGEVQLGAAIVAAAVRRIGLGHKLSSGRVRVDLEHGLDALAEPEPDEEPLLDAHRPVSAAAPGTPIERVLECAQRAPSGGNTQPWVLRGDDAELRMELVRTRSSALDIGYRGSAVAIGAALHNARAAAAAHGILGPHRVREDEAGALTASMRFGSGDDALLARDYPAALSRETNRRLGNGAAISGRVLASLATAAAAEGAKIRYVTDRADIDQAADLLGNSDRIRYLTPRLHEELFAELRWPGEDPLTGIDVRSLELTPVEQAKLRMARRSDVMARLREWSAGHALGEYTRDRVNSSSAVLAVTLPCPEGPPTRGDYVRAGAAAQRVWLEAGRRGLAVQPVSPVYLYARQPDELVAISPDFADTLTSLQGRFLDLLGVPRHEIMALVLRLSYAAAATVRSRRLPSGEGLRRSPWGGSQQSGAGDRS from the coding sequence ATGAACGGTGACGTCGGTCCCGGCGTGGACTATCGCCCGCTGATCCTCGACGAGTCGGCGCCCGGCGATGCGCCCATGCTCGCGCAACTGCGCAAATCGGCCCGGATTCGCATCCTCGATCTGCGCGACCCGCTGCGCCGGGAGCTCGGCAAGATCACGAACCCCATCGAGGCCGAACCCACGGACCGCTGGGTGTACTACCCGTGGCGGCGCACCATGGTCGGGCTGCTGGACGAAACCTCCTTCCGCGCCCTGCGGCTGGACCGCAACCGCAACAAACTCACCCGCGCCGAACAGCGGCGATTGAGCGAGCAGCGGATCGGCGTCGTCGGACAGAGCGTCGGCCACGCCTGCGCGTACACCATCGCCCTCGAAGGCGGCTGCGGCATGCTGCGGCTGGCCGATTTCGACGAGATCGAGCTCTCCAACCTGAATCGGGTGCCGGGCAACATCTTCGACATCGGTGTGAACAAATCGATCGTCACCGCCCGGCGCATCGCCGAACTCGACCCGTACCTGCCGGTGGAGGTCCGCACGTCCGGCATCACCGAGGATTCCGTCGAGGAATTCCTCACCGGGCTCTCGATCGTCATCGAGGAATGCGATTCGCTGGACATCAAATTCGCGGTCCGCGAAGGCGCGCGGCGGCACCGCATTCCCTTACTCATGGAGACCAGCGACCGCGGGTTGTTCGATGTCGAACGCTACGACCTGGAACCCGGGCGGCTGCCGTTCCACGGCCTGCTCGGCGCCACCACCGGCGCGGACCTGCGTGGCCTGAGCACCAAAGACAAAGCGCCGCACGTCATGCGAATTTTGGACCCCGGCCAGCTGTCCGCGCGGATGGCGGCGAGCTTGGTCGAGATCGACGAAACCGTCACGACCTGGCCGCAACTCGGCGGCGAAGTGCAACTGGGCGCGGCGATCGTGGCGGCGGCCGTGCGCCGAATCGGGTTGGGGCACAAGCTTTCCTCCGGCCGCGTGCGCGTCGACCTGGAACACGGGCTGGACGCGCTGGCCGAACCGGAGCCGGACGAGGAGCCGCTGCTCGACGCGCACCGGCCGGTGTCGGCCGCGGCGCCCGGCACGCCGATCGAACGAGTGCTCGAATGCGCGCAGCGCGCCCCGTCCGGGGGCAATACCCAGCCATGGGTGCTGCGCGGCGACGACGCCGAACTCCGGATGGAACTGGTGCGCACGCGATCCTCGGCACTGGATATCGGGTATCGGGGCAGCGCCGTCGCGATCGGCGCGGCCCTGCACAACGCCCGAGCCGCGGCGGCCGCGCACGGCATCCTGGGACCACACCGCGTCCGCGAGGACGAGGCCGGCGCGCTCACCGCGAGCATGCGGTTCGGCTCCGGCGATGACGCTCTGCTGGCCCGGGACTATCCGGCTGCCTTGTCCCGGGAAACGAACCGGCGTCTCGGCAATGGTGCGGCGATCTCGGGTCGGGTACTCGCGAGCCTGGCCACGGCGGCCGCGGCCGAGGGCGCGAAGATCCGCTACGTCACCGACCGCGCCGATATCGACCAGGCCGCTGACCTGCTCGGCAACTCCGACCGGATCCGCTATCTCACCCCGCGCCTGCACGAAGAACTGTTCGCCGAACTGCGCTGGCCGGGGGAGGATCCGCTGACCGGCATCGACGTCCGCAGCCTCGAACTCACCCCCGTCGAGCAGGCCAAACTGCGGATGGCCCGGCGCTCGGACGTGATGGCGCGACTGCGCGAATGGTCGGCCGGTCACGCGCTCGGCGAATACACCCGGGACCGGGTGAACTCCAGCTCCGCCGTGCTCGCGGTGACCTTGCCCTGTCCCGAGGGCCCCCCGACTCGCGGCGACTATGTCCGGGCCGGCGCGGCCGCCCAGCGGGTGTGGCTCGAGGCCGGACGCCGAGGTCTCGCCGTGCAACCTGTCTCGCCGGTGTACCTCTACGCACGGCAACCTGACGAGTTGGTCGCGATTTCCCCCGATTTCGCGGATACACTGACTTCACTTCAGGGCCGTTTCCTGGACCTGCTAGGAGTGCCTCGACATGAGATCATGGCATTGGTGCTTCGCCTGAGCTACGCGGCAGCAGCCACGGTCCGCAGTAGGCGGCTCCCCTCCGGGGAGGGCCTTCGGCGCAGCCCGTGGGGCGGTTCGCAACAGTCGGGCGCGGGCGACCGCAGCTAG
- a CDS encoding GyrI-like domain-containing protein — protein sequence MQFEIVERDETWVAGLPVRSPKRALGELRDHDLEAAWAAVLHQDLGGPLASAFTDYTGELSTYNTQIVGYQCSSFDQVTRGHLVARLPRGTYARFSSVGNFPQVMTDLWTQIAYAEEHKQIKRTYTGDFECYPHAYKIEFYLAVEGS from the coding sequence ATGCAGTTTGAAATAGTCGAGCGGGACGAGACGTGGGTCGCCGGACTGCCGGTCCGAAGCCCGAAGCGCGCGCTCGGAGAACTGCGCGACCACGATCTCGAAGCGGCCTGGGCGGCAGTGCTGCACCAGGATCTCGGCGGTCCGCTGGCCAGTGCCTTCACCGATTACACCGGTGAACTCAGCACCTACAACACCCAGATCGTCGGGTATCAGTGCAGCTCTTTCGACCAGGTCACCCGAGGTCACCTGGTGGCCCGGCTGCCGCGCGGCACCTACGCCCGCTTCTCCTCGGTCGGCAACTTCCCCCAGGTGATGACGGACCTGTGGACCCAAATCGCCTACGCCGAGGAGCACAAGCAGATCAAGCGCACCTACACCGGCGACTTCGAGTGCTACCCGCACGCCTACAAGATCGAGTTCTACCTCGCGGTCGAGGGGTCATGA
- a CDS encoding GyrI-like domain-containing protein has translation MTYTIAVRNAAIYGGLVVPRVRPSFKVSNSDLIEFLKDRLRERSGDKQPMYTVYVPDPAGNYNAIVCFEYAAPEAVPVGDLLVQVPKGVYARFEPNGDYHDPVEDVWAQVDDATASAEITRAYREEIEIWRGPQSVELFISILI, from the coding sequence ATGACTTACACCATCGCGGTTCGCAACGCGGCGATCTACGGCGGCTTGGTGGTGCCCCGGGTGCGCCCCAGCTTCAAGGTCAGCAACAGTGATCTGATCGAGTTCCTCAAAGATCGACTGCGCGAACGTTCCGGCGACAAGCAGCCGATGTACACGGTGTACGTGCCGGACCCGGCGGGCAACTACAACGCCATCGTCTGCTTCGAATACGCTGCGCCGGAAGCCGTTCCGGTGGGTGACCTGCTGGTCCAGGTGCCCAAGGGCGTCTACGCGCGGTTCGAGCCGAACGGGGATTATCACGACCCGGTGGAGGACGTGTGGGCCCAGGTCGATGACGCGACGGCGTCGGCGGAGATCACCCGCGCCTACCGCGAGGAGATCGAGATCTGGCGCGGCCCGCAGTCGGTCGAGCTGTTCATCTCGATCCTGATCTAA